The Methanocella arvoryzae MRE50 DNA window TCATGCCGGATCACATGCGCCCCTGCAAGTTGTGCAACTTCGGCAGTCTTATCGCAGGACCCGTCATCGATGACGACTACATCGTCCGTATAGTACTTAGAGCGAAGAACTACGCTGCCGATGTATACTTCTTCGTTGTAGCACGGGACAAATACCATGATTTTTAGCTTGCGGGACGGGCGAGCAGAGTTATTTACTATGGCATCGTGCCAGATACTTCTGCCATAATCCGCAACCATTTCACCACTATTCGGTAAATATACAGACGATGCCATCACGACTGATCTCCAGCTAACCGCTTTTTTAGTAAGTATAAATTTTATTTTATATAATAATTGTGATATGCCGCTATCACAGGCGCGCACCAGATTTGGGCATAGCAGGACATATTAAAGTAAATAATTGGCTCGAAGGGTCACCCGTGACGGAGAGCATCAACCGCCCGGAGTAACCCCCTGTAAAGCCTTTGCACGGATATACACTAGGGAGTGACGGTAGTCTCGTTACTGACGCTGGCATTAACGGCCGGCTCCGTCACGTTGACCCACAGGTTGCACTCCCGGTACGGGTCTGCCGGAGAGCCTTCCATGTACAGCAGGAACCTCATGTTCTGCATATTACCCACCCGGTCAGGTGCCAGATAGATGGTCTTCTCCAGCGTCTCGTTATCTGCGAGTACCATGTGGTCGAGGAAGATGCGGTGAGACTGGTTGCCGTCGGTGAGGGTGACCGCCAGGTCATACTCCTTCGACATGCCCTCCTTATTCACGATCCCTATGATGAGAGGCTTTTTCTCCCCCAGGGTAAAGTTGGTGGGATAGTTGCTCATCTTTCCTTCCGGGCCGTAGAGGTAAAACTCAGTATACCTGTCAGCCTGGTAGGGCATGACGACGAGGTAGCCGATGACCGACAGGATCAGCAGGAGGGAGCAGATTAGCAGCCCGGAGATAATCGTGTCGCTCCGGTCCTTGCTCGCGGGCAGTACCAGCTTTTTCGCCTGCTCCACAGGACCGCGAAAGTCCACCATGAAACGCTTCTCGGCAGGCAGCCACTGCCTGCGCACGAACGCCACGAGGAGGCAGACCAGCAGGAGGGCTGTGACAGACAGCAGGATGGAGTTCAGCGTAATCCCCCAGATCGTGTAGTTGAGGATGTAGCCCGTGAACGGGACCAGTATTATGCTGAGCCCCACAGACAGTACTGCCCTCTCCAGGTTACCGAGATCCTCCTTTCCGGGGTACAGCGCCGCTATAAACGCATAGCCAGGGAGGAAGAGAACCATGACGAGCCCCAGTGCAAACCTGATCACGTTATGGCTGAGAAACGGGACATAGATAAAGACAAGTAAAATAATTGCCAGCCCCAGGACGATTAGAAGGTCTTTATAAGTATCGAGCGCTTTTCCTGGAAAGCCGGTTCCGGTAGTCGAATGTTTATTAAATATGCTGTCGCTGTTCTGCATCATATACTCACCTGAGGTGTCAACACATGTTATATGATGATTTTAATATTAATAGTTTATTATAGATAGACTTGTAAAGCAAGAGCATGGCACATAAACGATACACACCCGTGCCCTCGATACCTATAAGATCCACGTACGCAGGAGCACTGTCAGTATCTGGCAGGTCACTACAGGGCACACTCCTGTTACCCTTTACCCCAGGCCCCGCATAGCAGGGCAACCCAGGATAACCGGCAAAAATATTATATATTATGCTCTTATAAATATAAACACGATAATTAAATAGTTGCCGTGCAGGCGAAATCAACTCCTGACACGGCAGTATACGCCCGGCCGTACCACTGGCGGGAGAAAGGTAGTTGAACAAAATGGAGTTCATGCCCATACCTGGAGAGGACATCGAGATCTATGATACGCTCGTAGACGAGTCTGTGGAAGGGACGCTCTTTCACAAGAGCTGGTGGTTCAAGATCTTCGAGGACAGTGCCGGCATCAACGCCAACCGGGCAGAGCTGTTCGGGGCTTACCAGAACGGGGAGATCGTGGCCGGCTTTCCGGTGCCTTACCGGAAAAAGCTGGGCACCAGGTGGATCATCAACCCGCGCCTGACCCCTTACTCAGGGTCAGTCTTCAAGCCCGACGGGACGAAGAAAGGCCATACGGAAAACTCGTTCAGGAAGGACGTCAACGCCAACTTCGCCCGGATCATCAAGCCCTTCGGAACCTGCCTGTACTACCCGTTCAACGTGAACAGCATGGACCTCCAGCCCTTCCTGTGGTCTGACTACTGTCCGACACTCCACTATACATACATTCTGAAGCTGGACAACCTGGATACCGTCTGGAATAACATCTCCAGAAAGCGCAGGAACGACATCAAAAGCTCGGCCAGAAACGGCTTTGAGGTCACCACCGGGGACATCTCAACCTTCGCCCGGCTGAACGACCTCACCATGGCGCGCCAGGACCACGGCCGCATCACCGGCCGGATGTGGGAAAACATTTACTCCCACTGTAAAAAGAGAGGCTGCGCTGAAGTCTTCACCACATACAGCGGCGGCGAAGCCCTCGCGAGCCTGATGCTTGTCTGGGACAACAAAAGATCCTACTACATCGGAGGCGGCATGGACGGCAACTCCCGTGGCGGCATGCCGATGCTCATCTGGGAAGCGATCAAGTTTACGAAAGAGAAGCTGCATCTGAACGAGTTCGACTTCGAGGGCTCCACAGTGCCCGGCATAGAGTTCTTCTTCCGCAACTTCGGGGGAGAGCTCCGCCCGTTCTTCGGGATCAAGGACCGGAAAGTGGAGCTGGCGATGAGCATCATCAACATGGTCAAGAGATAGGGTAAGCATAAAAGGCGAGACAGCAATGCGAACGCTGCGCTGTGCCGGCGCTATAGAATTGATGAAAAACGTTATGAGGTCTGAGAGTTCCCGGGAGGCCGGGGAGGATTTTCAAACTGGGAGGTTGGAGAGGGTTAGAGAGGTCGGAAAGGAGGACTGGGAGTGTGGAAAGGTCAGAGAGGATTTTTTAAGTTAATTCTTTCTGACCTCCGGGTACCTTACATAACCTCCTCTCTGACATTTATCTCCTGGCGGGCTTGGCGGTATTTTCGACTCACACAGGGCCAACTTTCAATTTTTCATAGCCTCTGCCCGAATATCTCATTTTTCATAAGGCGAGTGCTTGGCGCCCTTGCGACCTTGCGCCTTTGC harbors:
- a CDS encoding DUF1616 domain-containing protein; amino-acid sequence: MMQNSDSIFNKHSTTGTGFPGKALDTYKDLLIVLGLAIILLVFIYVPFLSHNVIRFALGLVMVLFLPGYAFIAALYPGKEDLGNLERAVLSVGLSIILVPFTGYILNYTIWGITLNSILLSVTALLLVCLLVAFVRRQWLPAEKRFMVDFRGPVEQAKKLVLPASKDRSDTIISGLLICSLLLILSVIGYLVVMPYQADRYTEFYLYGPEGKMSNYPTNFTLGEKKPLIIGIVNKEGMSKEYDLAVTLTDGNQSHRIFLDHMVLADNETLEKTIYLAPDRVGNMQNMRFLLYMEGSPADPYRECNLWVNVTEPAVNASVSNETTVTP
- a CDS encoding GNAT family N-acetyltransferase — translated: MEFMPIPGEDIEIYDTLVDESVEGTLFHKSWWFKIFEDSAGINANRAELFGAYQNGEIVAGFPVPYRKKLGTRWIINPRLTPYSGSVFKPDGTKKGHTENSFRKDVNANFARIIKPFGTCLYYPFNVNSMDLQPFLWSDYCPTLHYTYILKLDNLDTVWNNISRKRRNDIKSSARNGFEVTTGDISTFARLNDLTMARQDHGRITGRMWENIYSHCKKRGCAEVFTTYSGGEALASLMLVWDNKRSYYIGGGMDGNSRGGMPMLIWEAIKFTKEKLHLNEFDFEGSTVPGIEFFFRNFGGELRPFFGIKDRKVELAMSIINMVKR